Proteins encoded in a region of the Triplophysa dalaica isolate WHDGS20190420 chromosome 10, ASM1584641v1, whole genome shotgun sequence genome:
- the ell gene encoding RNA polymerase II elongation factor ELL isoform X1, translated as MAALKEEQCYGLSCGRVSNGSNISVYHVKLTDSALRAFEDYQSNKGLTAQPLIRFTGNQGKISIPQSENPNELRTFTFYLSNVGKDNPQGSFDCIQQYITSEGGIQLDCLGGIQDKITVCATDDSYQKARQSMAQAEEETRSRGAIVIKPGGRYVGKRVQIRKPIISSSDVAPLRQTSRPVIISSSQKKKPPRPLRERLVHLLALKPYRKPELLVRLIKDGLPPQDKEMLDSLLQQVANLNSKDSTFTLKDCLFKEIQQDWPGYTEMDQQILKRILVRKLCKPQSSAPTLGENPVSPPKESASSSPSQQKRPAAEFTDPLANKKPRISHLANKSSGLINGKLSSSNGKDSSNSQGGETSSSSQIPALEIPRPFDPLSDVSNDSNGRDCESQETAVAERLSQPALFPPRSTAQTGGPGSTSPAQGGLEGSQDRSGLPPLRGKSKKKSKKHKDKDKSKERDKDRERDVKKERKVEVERNSEQRNTCNITTSDSSTGLNGTCDSSSIPASSSETADYLLKYTVISSQEQRQSYKNDFNTEYSEYRGLHARIESITRQFTILDSELKQLQQGTDKYKTIHNQILEEYRKIKKTNPNYSQEKNRCEYLHNKLAHIKKLIAEYDQQQLQNWH; from the exons GGCCTGACTGCTCAACCACTAATAAGATTCACAGGAAATCAAGGG AAAATCTCAATACCGCAGTCAGAGAATCCAAATGAGCTACGAACGTTTACGTTCTACCTGTCCAACGTGGGGAAGGACAACCCCCAGGGCAGCTTCGACTGCATTCAGCAGTACATCACAAG TGAAGGGGGCATACAGCTGGACTGCTTGGGAGGGATCCAGGACAAAATCACGGTGTGTGCCACAGACGACTCCTACCAGAAAGCCAGGCAAAGCATGGCTCAGGCCGAAGAGGAAACCCGAAGCCGTGGAGCCATCGTCATCAAGCCTGGCGGGAGATACGTGG GTAAGCGGGTACAGATCCGGAAGCCCATAATAAGCTCTTCCGACGTGGCTCCTCTGCGGCAGACCTCGCGTCCTGTTATTATCTCCAGCAGTCAGAAAAAGAAGCCACCGCGGCCGCTGAGGGAACGGCTAGTGCACTTACTAGCCCTTAAACCCTACCGCAAACCCGAACTCCTGGTGCGACTCATCAAGGACGGTCTCCCTCCTCAGGACAAGGAGATGTTGGACAGCCTCCTGCAACAG GTGGCTAACCTAAATAGTAAAGACAGCACCTTCACATTGAAGGATTGTTTGTTTAAGGAAATTCAGCAGGATTGGCCTGGTTACACCGAGATGGACCAGCAGATTCTGAAGAGAATACTTGTACG AAAACTGTGTAAGCCTCAGAGCAGCGCTCCTACTTTAGGAGAGAACCCGGTTAGCCCTCCTAAAGAGTCGGCCAGCAGTTCACCTTCTCAG CAGAAACGACCTGCTGCTGAGTTCACTGATCCTCTGGCCAATAAGAAGCCCAGAATATCGCATCTAGCTAATAAATCATCAGGGCTCATCAACGGCAAACTGAGCTCCTCCAATGGAAAGGACTCTTCTAATTCTCAAGGAGGAGAGACATCTTCAAGTTCTCAGATCCCAGCGCTAGAGATCCCCAGACCCTTCGATCCGCTATCTGACGTCAGCAATGATTCCAACGGCCGAGACTGCGAGAGTCAGGAGACAGCGGTGGCGGAGAGGTTAAGTCAGCCTGCGTTGTTCCCGCCCCGCTCCACGGCGCAAACGGGAGGACCAGGCTCGACGTCGCCGGCCCAAGGAGGCCTGGAAGGGTCTCAGGACCGGTCTGGTCTGCCTCCTCTGCGTGGGAAGTCGAAGAAAAAATCGAAGAAACATAAGGATAAAGACAAGTCTAAGGAACGAGAcaaggatagagagagagatgtgaagAAAGAGAGGAAAGTTGAGGTTGAGCGTAACTCGGAGCAGAGGAATACCTGCAATATCACGACGAGCGATAGTAGCACAG GTCTGAACGGAACGTGCGACAGCTCCAGCATTCCTGCGTCTTCGTCGGAGACAGCAGACTATTTATT AAAGTACACAGTGATCAGTTCGCAAGAGCAGCGTCAGAGTTACAAGAACGACTTCAACACTGAGTACAGCGAGTACCGGGGTCTCCACGCAAGGATAGAGAGCATCACCCGGCAATTCACAATACTCGACTCGGAGCTCAAACAACTCCAGCAAGGCACAGACAAGTACAAG ACAATCCACAATCAGATACTTGAAGAGTATCGCAAAATTAAAAAG ACTAATCCAAACTATAGCCAAGAGAAGAACCGCTGTGAATATTTACACAACAAACTGGCACATATTAAAAAACTGATAGCGGAATACGATCAACAGCAACTTCAAAACTGGCACTAA
- the ell gene encoding RNA polymerase II elongation factor ELL isoform X2 — protein MAALKEEQCYGLSCGRVSNGSNISVYHVKLTDSALRAFEDYQSNKGLTAQPLIRFTGNQGKISIPQSENPNELRTFTFYLSNVGKDNPQGSFDCIQQYITSEGGIQLDCLGGIQDKITVCATDDSYQKARQSMAQAEEETRSRGAIVIKPGGRYVGKRVQIRKPIISSSDVAPLRQTSRPVIISSSQKKKPPRPLRERLVHLLALKPYRKPELLVRLIKDGLPPQDKEMLDSLLQQVANLNSKDSTFTLKDCLFKEIQQDWPGYTEMDQQILKRILVRKLCKPQSSAPTLGENPVSPPKESASSSPSQKRPAAEFTDPLANKKPRISHLANKSSGLINGKLSSSNGKDSSNSQGGETSSSSQIPALEIPRPFDPLSDVSNDSNGRDCESQETAVAERLSQPALFPPRSTAQTGGPGSTSPAQGGLEGSQDRSGLPPLRGKSKKKSKKHKDKDKSKERDKDRERDVKKERKVEVERNSEQRNTCNITTSDSSTGLNGTCDSSSIPASSSETADYLLKYTVISSQEQRQSYKNDFNTEYSEYRGLHARIESITRQFTILDSELKQLQQGTDKYKTIHNQILEEYRKIKKTNPNYSQEKNRCEYLHNKLAHIKKLIAEYDQQQLQNWH, from the exons GGCCTGACTGCTCAACCACTAATAAGATTCACAGGAAATCAAGGG AAAATCTCAATACCGCAGTCAGAGAATCCAAATGAGCTACGAACGTTTACGTTCTACCTGTCCAACGTGGGGAAGGACAACCCCCAGGGCAGCTTCGACTGCATTCAGCAGTACATCACAAG TGAAGGGGGCATACAGCTGGACTGCTTGGGAGGGATCCAGGACAAAATCACGGTGTGTGCCACAGACGACTCCTACCAGAAAGCCAGGCAAAGCATGGCTCAGGCCGAAGAGGAAACCCGAAGCCGTGGAGCCATCGTCATCAAGCCTGGCGGGAGATACGTGG GTAAGCGGGTACAGATCCGGAAGCCCATAATAAGCTCTTCCGACGTGGCTCCTCTGCGGCAGACCTCGCGTCCTGTTATTATCTCCAGCAGTCAGAAAAAGAAGCCACCGCGGCCGCTGAGGGAACGGCTAGTGCACTTACTAGCCCTTAAACCCTACCGCAAACCCGAACTCCTGGTGCGACTCATCAAGGACGGTCTCCCTCCTCAGGACAAGGAGATGTTGGACAGCCTCCTGCAACAG GTGGCTAACCTAAATAGTAAAGACAGCACCTTCACATTGAAGGATTGTTTGTTTAAGGAAATTCAGCAGGATTGGCCTGGTTACACCGAGATGGACCAGCAGATTCTGAAGAGAATACTTGTACG AAAACTGTGTAAGCCTCAGAGCAGCGCTCCTACTTTAGGAGAGAACCCGGTTAGCCCTCCTAAAGAGTCGGCCAGCAGTTCACCTTCTCAG AAACGACCTGCTGCTGAGTTCACTGATCCTCTGGCCAATAAGAAGCCCAGAATATCGCATCTAGCTAATAAATCATCAGGGCTCATCAACGGCAAACTGAGCTCCTCCAATGGAAAGGACTCTTCTAATTCTCAAGGAGGAGAGACATCTTCAAGTTCTCAGATCCCAGCGCTAGAGATCCCCAGACCCTTCGATCCGCTATCTGACGTCAGCAATGATTCCAACGGCCGAGACTGCGAGAGTCAGGAGACAGCGGTGGCGGAGAGGTTAAGTCAGCCTGCGTTGTTCCCGCCCCGCTCCACGGCGCAAACGGGAGGACCAGGCTCGACGTCGCCGGCCCAAGGAGGCCTGGAAGGGTCTCAGGACCGGTCTGGTCTGCCTCCTCTGCGTGGGAAGTCGAAGAAAAAATCGAAGAAACATAAGGATAAAGACAAGTCTAAGGAACGAGAcaaggatagagagagagatgtgaagAAAGAGAGGAAAGTTGAGGTTGAGCGTAACTCGGAGCAGAGGAATACCTGCAATATCACGACGAGCGATAGTAGCACAG GTCTGAACGGAACGTGCGACAGCTCCAGCATTCCTGCGTCTTCGTCGGAGACAGCAGACTATTTATT AAAGTACACAGTGATCAGTTCGCAAGAGCAGCGTCAGAGTTACAAGAACGACTTCAACACTGAGTACAGCGAGTACCGGGGTCTCCACGCAAGGATAGAGAGCATCACCCGGCAATTCACAATACTCGACTCGGAGCTCAAACAACTCCAGCAAGGCACAGACAAGTACAAG ACAATCCACAATCAGATACTTGAAGAGTATCGCAAAATTAAAAAG ACTAATCCAAACTATAGCCAAGAGAAGAACCGCTGTGAATATTTACACAACAAACTGGCACATATTAAAAAACTGATAGCGGAATACGATCAACAGCAACTTCAAAACTGGCACTAA